In Carassius auratus strain Wakin chromosome 41, ASM336829v1, whole genome shotgun sequence, the DNA window ctagaaataaaataatacctTCTTGTGTTCACACTGATAATCTCACACTTGTATTGCTGTAATCTGACTGTGTTTTATTAAATCACTCAGAGATACCAGTCATTATGAACAAGCTACTGGTTATCACATTTGTCATTGCTGTCCTTGCTCTGGGTAcgtacagacagacacacattcactaacatacttagaatttttattatatattcctTGCTGCTAATGAAGTAACATAAAATGACagtgaaacatgaaaataaagaaagattttttttttgtttttaaactcatCTCACTCCCTCAAACATTGGCTTGCCCCCACAGGAGCAGAGAGCTTCCGCGTGCCCAGGCAGGTCGAGGAGGAGAAGGGAACCATTGCCACTGTGGTGGACACACTTAAGTCCTACTATGACCAGAGTATTGACACTGCCAGCGGCTATGTAGAGACCATCAAGGGGTACAAACCGTACGAGAAAGCCAAGTAAATCTAATTTTATTCATTAC includes these proteins:
- the LOC113059716 gene encoding apolipoprotein C-II; the protein is MNKLLVITFVIAVLALGAESFRVPRQVEEEKGTIATVVDTLKSYYDQSIDTASGYVETIKGYKPYEKAKNLYADTVQAVSTYAGIFNDQLYHILYTQDSS